Within Amedibacterium intestinale, the genomic segment AGGATGGTTAAAATGCAATTATCTAAAATAATAAAATAAAGATTAAAAACTATAGATTACTTATTGATGCAGAATTGGATGTTGATGCAAAAACAACTCTAATCGTTGGTCGTAATAATACCGCAAAGACTTCTTGTAATAGTTGCATCAATACTGTGTTAGAAGGAAAAGCCTTTTCCTATAATGATTATCCTTTGCCAAAACGAGAGAATCTCCATAACCTGTTTTTGCAGTTTATGGAGAAAAAATTGAGCTATGAGGATCTTTATAAAGATGTTGAAACGATTTCGATAGAATTCGTAGTTGATTATTCATTGGATGCTAAATTTCGACGTGTCTTTTCTGATAGCTTTCCACTAATCTTGATTGATGAATATCAAGACTCGTATAAACCAATTGTCGACCGATTTATAAATTTCTTCATCGCTAAAGGAGTGGGACCACAATTTGGCTTTTTTGGAGATGCGTGGCAAACTATTTATCAAACTAATAATGCTTGTGGCGCGATTGAACACAGCAATCTTGAGAAAATCAAAAAAGGTTCAAACTTTAGATCTGCTCCCAGAATTGTGAAACTTTTAAATGACATCCGTCCAGATTTGCCGCAACAGTCTGCAATAGATAATTTTGAGGGTGAAGTTGTTGTTGTTACTTGTGATGATTATCCTGGGGTTCGTAGGTCGGATCGTACATTCAAAGATGATCTTCCGCCAGAAGAACTAAAATCCAGACTGTATCAATTGTCAGAGTGTATCAAGAAAAATGTGCCGAAAGAGGAAAATATCAAGATTTTGATGATAACACATAAAGTTCTTGCTACCCAGCAAGGATATGAGCGCCTATTAGCTATTATTGATGATGGACTTCGAGATAAACAAGACCCATTTTTACTATTCTTCATGAATACCGTTGAACCGATATATGAAGCGTTAAGTACATTGAATATGCAGCTTCTGTTTGATACACTAGGAATTAGACGCTATCCTATCACAAAAAAATCTGAGAAAACAAAATGGAAAGAGTTTGAATTACAGCTCAAGAAAGCTCGTGATGGGAAAGCTATTGATGTTATCAATACTATTGTAGAGTCAAAGTTAGTTCCTATTCCGTCATTGGTTGATGGATACTACCATCTATATTTCGATGCCCCTGACACTATCTACGGATTGAATGCAACAATCCGTGAAGTTTTAGATTTGGATTACAGTCAATTTAGGGCTGCAATTGAATTTTTATACCCTGAAGCAGAGTTTTCGACAGAACATGGTGTTAAAGGCGAAGAATACGATAATGTTGTCTTTGTTATTAGTAAAGGATGGAACCAATACCAATTTGAGACTTATGCACCTATGATAACGGGGAAAGTTCCAATACCAGTAGGTAAAGAGGCGTCATATGAACGAAATAGAAATTTGTTTTACGTATGTTGTTCGAGACCGAAGAAAAGACTTTTTTTATTTGTTTCAATACCGCTTAATTCTGCTTTTAGAAACTTTCTTACCGATATTGTAGGAGCAGAAAATATTTATACATTTAATGAATATATGGATAATAAATCCGTTTTATACAATGTCGGTTTGAATGTCGGTATATAATTGACTTTTGTCGGTATAATATGTATGATACAACTTGAGGTGAAGTGAAATGCCAAAATATATTGAATCAGAAACTTTAGAACTAAAAGAAAAATATACTGATATCATCTGCAAGGAAATAGTTTCATTCTTAAATGCTTCCGGTGGAACAATTGTCATCGGTGTTAAAGATGATGGAACTATAGTTGGTGTTGATAAGATTGATGAAACTTTCAAGAAAATATCCGATATCATCACAACACAAATTGAACCAAATCCACAAGACGAAGTAAGTTCGGAACTTCGTTTTGAAGATGGAAAGACATTGATCGTTGTTAATGTTTCAAAAGGAATTAAGCACATCTATTGTCAAAAGAAATATGGCTTTTCTTCTGTTGGTTGTACAATCAGAGTCGGAACAACTTGTCGAGAAATGACACTGGAACAAATTCGCATTCGATATGAAAATAAATTTGTCGATTCAGAGTATATGCTTAAGAAACGAGCAACTATGTCCGACTTGTCATTTAAAGAATTGAAAATTTATTACAGCGAAAAAGGTTATCATTTAGATGACAGTAACTTTGAAGCTAACTTGAATTTAAAAAATCAAAATGGTGAATATAATCTTTTGGCGGAATTATTGGCAGATAAAAACAACATTCCTTTGATATTTGTGAAGTTTAAAGGAAATGATAAGGCTGCAATTTCTGAAAGAAGCGATTATGGATATAGATGTATTATCACTTCTTATGAAAAGATAAAGAACAGACTTCAAGCAGAAAACATTTGTGTCTCTGATACAACGGTGAGACCAAGACAAGATACCTATTTATTTGATTATGACTGTGTGAATGAAGCAATTTTGAACGCATTAGTTCATAATGATTGGACAATTACAGAGCCACAAATTTCTATGTTTGACAATCGCTTAGAAATTTTATCTCATGGTGGTTTACCAAGCGGAATGACAAAGAAGCAATTCTTTGATGGAATCAGTAAACCAAGGAATGCTACACTCATGCGAATTTTCTTAAATATGGGTCTTACAGAACACACTGGGCATGGAATTCCAACCATCGTGAAAAAATATGGAGAAGAAGTTTTTGAGATTGAAAACAACTACATTCGTTGTACAATTCCGTTTGATGATGTCGTTTTGGACAAAATCAAAAGTGAAAATGTCGGTAATAATGTCGGCAATAATGTCGGCAATATTTCGTTGAACAAAACGGAGAAGAAGGTCATTTCTTTATTGATTGAAGATTCAGAGTATACGGCAGATGAATTAGCTTCAAAGATTGGTGTAACAAAAAGAACGATAGAACGAGCATTTATATCATTGCAAAAGAAAAAAGTCATTGAAAGAATTGGCTCAAACCGAAAAGGAAATTGGATTGTAATAAAATAATATTGTAAAATAAGCAGAATCCTTACATACATGTAATGTTGATCTTTATATGTAGGAAGTTTAGATAAAAATTCGAAAGTTACATCTATTGTTCTGTGCAAAGAAGATAAAAAATCAAATCTATATTATAGAGATGTAAGTTATTGATGATGACTTGCATTTTTTTATATGCTTCGATTGGATTGAAAAGAATTAAATTAAGAAATTCAGTTAGTAGAGATACTAATAAAGGGGAATAATCAAGATGCATAATTCCATAAGTTAAACTATAATTCTTATTAAAAATATTATAATATATAACAAAGGAGTGATGGAAAGTGGAGAAAGTTTTGGAAATAAAAGGGTTAAATAAATATTTTAAAAACCATCATGTTCTTAAAGATATTAATTTAACGATTTATGAAAAAGAAATTATTG encodes:
- a CDS encoding ATP-dependent helicase, translating into MDVDAKTTLIVGRNNTAKTSCNSCINTVLEGKAFSYNDYPLPKRENLHNLFLQFMEKKLSYEDLYKDVETISIEFVVDYSLDAKFRRVFSDSFPLILIDEYQDSYKPIVDRFINFFIAKGVGPQFGFFGDAWQTIYQTNNACGAIEHSNLEKIKKGSNFRSAPRIVKLLNDIRPDLPQQSAIDNFEGEVVVVTCDDYPGVRRSDRTFKDDLPPEELKSRLYQLSECIKKNVPKEENIKILMITHKVLATQQGYERLLAIIDDGLRDKQDPFLLFFMNTVEPIYEALSTLNMQLLFDTLGIRRYPITKKSEKTKWKEFELQLKKARDGKAIDVINTIVESKLVPIPSLVDGYYHLYFDAPDTIYGLNATIREVLDLDYSQFRAAIEFLYPEAEFSTEHGVKGEEYDNVVFVISKGWNQYQFETYAPMITGKVPIPVGKEASYERNRNLFYVCCSRPKKRLFLFVSIPLNSAFRNFLTDIVGAENIYTFNEYMDNKSVLYNVGLNVGI
- a CDS encoding RNA-binding domain-containing protein, which gives rise to MPKYIESETLELKEKYTDIICKEIVSFLNASGGTIVIGVKDDGTIVGVDKIDETFKKISDIITTQIEPNPQDEVSSELRFEDGKTLIVVNVSKGIKHIYCQKKYGFSSVGCTIRVGTTCREMTLEQIRIRYENKFVDSEYMLKKRATMSDLSFKELKIYYSEKGYHLDDSNFEANLNLKNQNGEYNLLAELLADKNNIPLIFVKFKGNDKAAISERSDYGYRCIITSYEKIKNRLQAENICVSDTTVRPRQDTYLFDYDCVNEAILNALVHNDWTITEPQISMFDNRLEILSHGGLPSGMTKKQFFDGISKPRNATLMRIFLNMGLTEHTGHGIPTIVKKYGEEVFEIENNYIRCTIPFDDVVLDKIKSENVGNNVGNNVGNISLNKTEKKVISLLIEDSEYTADELASKIGVTKRTIERAFISLQKKKVIERIGSNRKGNWIVIK